The Pedobacter roseus genome contains a region encoding:
- a CDS encoding tetratricopeptide repeat protein produces the protein MNPVQLELFKIDKQWQQVVRKHPSETLFLCLGERHEVNLFEAYFKYQLTEESRTDDMFLLHYQEFQSVTDYGKSLVKEWKEIFDLWQKDTGKAIVWDVDSGESEAYKTDAYVPVFALERLCNLYPDLKLKKIYVQLAPTSINDVSGLSDWINECCNCIKSANNQNIKLVYTEHHTHRTLKKLKQGTEFRINIDVNQLMQNAAAHTNREKNDPESDYQQQILTASNYLSKGKHEQANAVLERAIVIAQKQGLHEAVVAARIMLAQSLAVKSKKAEARQQYELALARAGESSLLSAHIHMSYGSFLLAHAGKDEAKRYFEKAIKIAEFIENNFIAMECTRLLGQLSESKITGSSKAMGYYLKCLEIAKKMPIEKRRQSSMAYTASIMLKKYGEESPEGKKLDLEMQQDYGEDWKSMAEVPKNHANTIS, from the coding sequence ATGAATCCGGTACAACTCGAATTATTTAAAATAGATAAACAATGGCAACAAGTAGTAAGGAAGCATCCATCAGAAACGCTTTTTCTTTGCCTGGGTGAGCGGCATGAGGTAAATTTATTCGAGGCTTATTTTAAATATCAGTTAACAGAAGAAAGCAGGACCGATGACATGTTTCTGCTCCATTACCAGGAGTTTCAAAGCGTAACTGATTATGGTAAAAGTTTGGTTAAAGAGTGGAAAGAGATCTTTGATTTATGGCAGAAAGATACCGGAAAAGCGATCGTTTGGGATGTAGATTCAGGTGAAAGCGAAGCGTATAAAACTGATGCTTATGTGCCTGTTTTTGCTCTGGAACGGCTTTGTAACCTTTATCCTGATTTAAAGTTGAAAAAAATATATGTTCAGTTGGCGCCTACAAGCATTAATGATGTTTCCGGGCTTTCTGACTGGATTAATGAATGCTGCAATTGTATTAAATCGGCAAATAACCAAAATATTAAGCTGGTTTATACGGAACACCATACACACCGTACTTTAAAAAAATTAAAACAGGGAACCGAATTCAGGATCAATATTGATGTGAACCAGTTGATGCAAAATGCTGCGGCACATACCAACCGCGAAAAGAACGATCCCGAATCCGATTACCAGCAGCAGATATTAACCGCCAGTAATTATTTAAGCAAAGGCAAACATGAACAGGCAAATGCCGTTTTGGAGCGGGCAATCGTAATTGCACAAAAACAGGGACTACATGAAGCGGTGGTTGCAGCAAGGATCATGCTGGCGCAAAGTTTAGCTGTAAAAAGCAAAAAGGCAGAAGCACGGCAACAATACGAACTGGCCCTGGCCCGCGCCGGAGAAAGCTCGCTGTTAAGCGCGCATATCCACATGAGCTATGGTAGCTTTCTACTGGCACATGCAGGTAAAGACGAAGCTAAAAGGTATTTTGAAAAGGCGATTAAAATTGCTGAGTTTATTGAGAATAATTTTATCGCAATGGAATGTACCCGGTTGCTGGGCCAGCTTTCTGAAAGTAAAATAACCGGCTCTTCAAAAGCAATGGGCTATTATTTGAAGTGTTTAGAAATTGCGAAGAAGATGCCGATCGAAAAGCGGCGACAAAGTTCGATGGCTTATACCGCATCGATCATGTTAAAAAAATATGGCGAAGAGAGTCCCGAAGGGAAAAAATTAGATCTGGAGATGCAGCAGGATTACGGAGAGGATTGGAAATCAATGGCAGAAGTGCCAAAGAACCATGCCAACACAATATCCTAA